One window from the genome of Leptospira ryugenii encodes:
- the alaS gene encoding alanine--tRNA ligase, with translation MKQKTVQEIASLYIEYFRKNGHSIVPSSSLVPTGDPTLLFTTAGMVQFKPLFTGAVELPYTRAASVQKCVRTTDLEVVGKTERHCTFFEMLGNFSFGDYFKKEAIAYALEFSLQHLEIPKEKIWVTIYLDDDEAKQIWMDLGIPEERIVRLGKKDNFWGPAGDSGACGPCSELYLDRGPEKGGPNCGNNPNCKPGCDCDRYLEYWNLVFNQFNQTVTGELLPLKQTGIDTGSGLERVAMLLQGVDSVYDTDELKKIIQKIESLSGQTYNESTKVSFRVITDHSRSVFFAIGDRIIPDRTGRGYVIRRLIRRASLFARKLGIHKPFLFQLVEPLVAIYSERYPELSSRKEEIKNTILKEEELFLNTLEIGLEELERLLSELKSQNQTVVSGKESFRLYSTFGFPKEMTRELVLERGFSFHEEEFEEELEKDRDLSRASWKGKKVSYLTGLSNGRELKTEFLGYEASKAEANILYIFKEGKQVPSVRQGEEAVIVLDRTPFYAEGGGQLGDTGYIKGGDFQFQVQDTQKENDAFLHMGLVLKGEIKTGDHVSLEIDGVRRKNLANHHSGTHLLNGALRRILGDHVSQKGSVVSPDYLRFDFSHGKALSQEEITRIEEDVNRAIAQEILVKTEVLPIEEAKTSGAVSMFDEKYGNLVRVVSMGDASKEFCGGTHVSNTADISYFAIIKEGSPGAGNRRIEAICGSNVVAYFQSIFQVLAEKVQEHNLKVKESFGDLKVFGIHERVPSPEEVQISFEKDSTQAVGILRSKKQTVEKILEEKSNQYFKEKKKKEAMSFQLNPELVESLLKSVIKIGSLVVVKQVFDGVDSKSLKDLGDSLKSRSEDVICLFGSKEGESSTLVYMCNQKNVAKGIHCGNLLKSALELLGGKGGGRPDMAQGGGKNPDSIEKALDVTIQTLKQEWEGK, from the coding sequence ATGAAACAGAAGACGGTCCAAGAAATCGCAAGTCTATACATTGAATACTTTCGCAAAAATGGCCATAGCATCGTGCCATCCTCTAGTTTGGTCCCAACAGGTGATCCTACTCTTTTATTTACAACTGCCGGGATGGTCCAATTCAAACCTCTTTTTACGGGAGCTGTGGAGCTTCCCTATACCCGAGCCGCCTCTGTTCAAAAATGTGTTCGAACAACAGACTTGGAAGTTGTTGGAAAGACGGAAAGGCATTGCACCTTTTTTGAAATGTTGGGCAATTTTTCTTTTGGTGATTATTTTAAGAAAGAAGCAATTGCCTATGCATTGGAATTTTCTTTACAACACCTAGAGATTCCCAAAGAGAAAATTTGGGTCACTATCTATCTTGATGATGACGAAGCAAAACAGATTTGGATGGATTTGGGAATCCCTGAAGAACGGATCGTACGCTTAGGGAAAAAGGATAACTTTTGGGGTCCTGCAGGAGATAGCGGGGCTTGCGGACCTTGTTCCGAGTTGTATCTAGACCGTGGCCCAGAGAAAGGCGGACCCAATTGCGGCAATAATCCCAATTGCAAACCTGGCTGTGATTGTGACCGCTATCTAGAATATTGGAATTTAGTTTTCAACCAGTTCAACCAAACAGTCACAGGTGAACTCCTCCCTCTCAAACAAACAGGTATTGATACAGGTTCTGGTTTGGAACGAGTGGCCATGTTACTCCAAGGTGTAGATTCTGTGTATGATACAGATGAACTCAAAAAAATCATACAAAAAATAGAATCACTTTCTGGCCAAACCTACAATGAAAGTACAAAGGTTTCCTTTCGAGTCATCACAGACCATTCGAGATCGGTTTTCTTTGCAATAGGCGACCGCATCATCCCCGACCGCACTGGCAGAGGTTATGTGATCCGAAGGCTCATACGGAGAGCTTCTTTATTTGCGCGAAAACTCGGCATCCATAAACCGTTCCTTTTCCAATTGGTGGAACCACTTGTCGCCATCTATAGTGAACGATATCCGGAGCTAAGCTCCAGAAAGGAAGAAATTAAGAATACAATTTTGAAAGAGGAAGAACTCTTCCTTAATACCTTAGAGATCGGTTTGGAAGAGTTGGAACGATTGCTCTCCGAATTAAAATCCCAAAACCAAACAGTAGTCTCAGGAAAAGAAAGTTTCCGCTTATATTCTACTTTTGGATTTCCAAAGGAGATGACTCGTGAACTTGTTTTGGAGAGAGGATTTTCTTTTCATGAAGAAGAGTTTGAAGAAGAACTAGAAAAAGACAGAGATCTATCGCGCGCTAGTTGGAAAGGGAAAAAAGTCTCGTACCTGACTGGACTCTCGAATGGAAGAGAATTAAAAACTGAATTTTTGGGTTATGAAGCTTCGAAAGCTGAAGCAAATATTTTGTATATATTCAAAGAGGGCAAACAGGTTCCTTCGGTTCGCCAAGGTGAGGAAGCCGTCATTGTCTTAGACCGAACTCCATTTTATGCTGAGGGGGGAGGCCAGTTAGGTGATACTGGCTATATCAAAGGGGGAGACTTTCAATTCCAGGTGCAGGATACACAAAAAGAGAATGATGCCTTCTTGCATATGGGACTTGTTTTAAAGGGAGAAATCAAAACAGGAGATCATGTATCCCTTGAGATTGATGGGGTACGGAGAAAGAATCTAGCAAACCACCACTCGGGCACTCACCTGCTCAATGGTGCCCTGAGGCGCATATTAGGTGACCATGTCTCGCAAAAAGGATCTGTGGTCTCACCGGATTATCTAAGGTTTGATTTTTCTCATGGAAAGGCTTTAAGCCAAGAAGAAATCACTCGGATTGAAGAAGATGTTAACCGTGCTATTGCCCAAGAGATACTTGTGAAGACAGAAGTCCTTCCCATTGAGGAGGCAAAAACTTCCGGTGCAGTTTCTATGTTTGATGAAAAATATGGAAACTTGGTGCGCGTTGTGAGTATGGGTGATGCCTCCAAGGAGTTTTGTGGTGGAACACATGTTTCGAATACTGCGGACATTTCGTACTTCGCTATCATAAAAGAAGGAAGCCCAGGAGCTGGGAATAGGCGGATAGAAGCAATTTGTGGATCAAATGTAGTTGCCTATTTCCAATCTATCTTCCAAGTTTTGGCAGAAAAAGTCCAAGAGCATAACCTTAAAGTCAAAGAGAGCTTTGGTGATCTGAAGGTTTTTGGAATCCACGAGAGAGTCCCCTCTCCAGAAGAAGTGCAAATTTCCTTTGAAAAAGATTCCACACAAGCCGTTGGAATTTTACGTTCTAAAAAGCAAACGGTTGAAAAGATTTTAGAAGAGAAATCAAATCAATATTTTAAAGAGAAGAAAAAGAAGGAAGCTATGTCCTTTCAATTGAATCCTGAGTTGGTAGAAAGTCTGTTAAAATCTGTCATTAAGATTGGGTCTCTTGTCGTCGTTAAACAAGTATTTGATGGAGTGGATTCCAAGTCTTTGAAAGATTTAGGTGATTCTCTAAAGTCGAGATCAGAGGATGTAATATGCCTCTTTGGTTCCAAAGAAGGAGAAAGTTCGACTCTGGTTTATATGTGCAACCAAAAGAATGTAGCAAAAGGAATTCATTGTGGAAACCTCTTAAAATCTGCATTAGAATTGTTAGGTGGCAAAGGAGGAGGGCGACCTGATATGGCACAAGGTGGGGGAAAAAATCCCGACTC
- a CDS encoding MFS transporter, whose protein sequence is MFQLVLYYIAFALGTFSGSCFLYTIVIYSQSLVEREGFSGIVFLFLYIPFPILFMFTGLLLDRFSRKLVLASFQGIVFLASFLIFFLSHELLQEPYLLLGLAFFHGIGMTVVLPGRMALLRDVSGTHKIVFHTIFANLLLIVLFGLSPLMIGALKEILSFEMIFLAIAIGHFLSLSIILFLPVERQAKLENQSQKLSAVLSYVKSDPILWQVLVVTIISMMYLGPLQVVLPKYIREVLGLGELGRGTVLFAMGPGLLLGGLLTIFFHHWRHQGRFLLFLLFVSGLAFLTIISFHQASVTSGALFFFGIFGGMSSSLLPSILQKKSAEDMRGRLLSIYMVCFQFTPALSGFLSAYFADLWGLVLGMQILGLLALFFSLVSLVSFRELRKF, encoded by the coding sequence ATGTTTCAATTGGTATTGTACTACATCGCGTTCGCACTAGGAACATTTTCTGGGAGTTGTTTTCTTTACACGATTGTCATCTATAGCCAAAGTTTGGTGGAAAGGGAAGGATTTTCAGGCATTGTCTTTCTCTTTTTATACATTCCTTTTCCCATTTTGTTTATGTTTACCGGATTGCTTTTGGATCGTTTCTCACGAAAACTAGTACTAGCTTCCTTCCAAGGCATCGTTTTCCTCGCGAGTTTTCTCATCTTTTTTCTCTCCCATGAGCTTTTGCAAGAACCCTATCTTTTGTTAGGTCTAGCCTTTTTCCATGGAATTGGTATGACGGTGGTCCTACCTGGTAGGATGGCTTTGTTACGGGATGTGAGTGGGACTCATAAAATAGTATTCCACACCATCTTTGCCAATCTACTCCTCATTGTCTTATTTGGATTGAGCCCTCTTATGATAGGTGCCTTAAAAGAAATATTGAGTTTCGAAATGATCTTTTTGGCCATTGCTATCGGTCATTTCTTGAGCCTAAGCATCATCTTATTTTTACCAGTGGAAAGGCAGGCAAAACTCGAAAACCAGTCACAGAAATTATCGGCTGTCCTTTCCTACGTTAAGTCCGATCCCATCTTATGGCAGGTCTTAGTGGTCACCATCATCAGCATGATGTATTTGGGCCCACTGCAAGTTGTACTGCCAAAGTACATCCGCGAAGTCTTAGGATTAGGAGAATTGGGTAGGGGGACCGTACTCTTTGCGATGGGTCCTGGACTTTTGTTGGGTGGGCTATTAACCATTTTCTTTCACCATTGGAGACACCAAGGTCGATTTCTGCTATTCTTACTTTTTGTTTCTGGCCTTGCCTTTCTTACAATCATTTCGTTCCACCAAGCATCCGTTACATCAGGGGCACTCTTTTTTTTCGGCATCTTTGGAGGTATGAGTTCTAGTTTGTTACCTTCCATTTTGCAAAAAAAATCGGCAGAGGATATGAGAGGGAGACTTCTCTCCATTTATATGGTTTGTTTTCAATTTACTCCCGCCCTGTCTGGTTTTCTTTCCGCTTACTTTGCGGACCTTTGGGGCCTAGTTTTGGGGATGCAAATTCTTGGACTCTTGGCACTCTTTTTTAGTTTGGTAAGCCTTGTCTCGTTCCGTGAATTGCGTAAATTTTAA
- the rpsI gene encoding 30S ribosomal protein S9, with product MAQKAVWAVGRRKTSVARARIASGTGKITVNHKDVTEYIKNGEHLVRRALEPLFTLEAKDKYDILLNVSGGGVIGQVGAIRHAVARALVAFNDALKPTLKKEGFLTRDNRMVERKKYGKHKARRGTQFSKR from the coding sequence ATGGCGCAAAAAGCAGTTTGGGCAGTTGGCAGAAGAAAGACATCCGTAGCAAGAGCACGCATTGCTAGTGGTACAGGAAAGATTACCGTAAACCACAAAGATGTAACGGAATACATCAAAAATGGTGAGCATTTAGTGAGAAGAGCTCTTGAGCCTCTTTTCACTTTAGAAGCAAAAGACAAATATGATATTTTACTCAATGTAAGCGGTGGTGGTGTGATCGGCCAAGTAGGAGCGATCCGCCATGCCGTTGCTAGGGCTTTGGTTGCCTTCAATGATGCTTTGAAACCTACTTTGAAAAAAGAAGGATTTTTAACACGTGACAATCGTATGGTGGAACGTAAAAAATACGGTAAACACAAAGCTCGTAGAGGCACGCAGTTCTCAAAACGATAA
- the rplM gene encoding 50S ribosomal protein L13 has translation MELLSKPHKTPSLKKEEVQKQWYIVDASDKTLGRLASQVASRLRGKHKATFTANQDCGDNIIIINAAKVNVTGRKREQKIYYHHSRYPGGMTAVPFHKLVSENPERILLEAVKGMLPKSKLGAQMLSNCRVFAGAEHNLAAQKPLKLELK, from the coding sequence ATGGAACTATTGTCCAAACCACATAAGACTCCTTCCTTGAAAAAAGAGGAAGTTCAAAAACAGTGGTACATTGTCGATGCCAGCGATAAAACACTTGGTCGTTTGGCAAGCCAAGTGGCTTCCCGCCTGAGAGGGAAACACAAGGCAACCTTCACTGCTAACCAAGACTGTGGAGACAACATCATCATCATCAATGCTGCAAAAGTGAACGTTACCGGAAGGAAACGTGAACAGAAAATCTATTACCACCACTCTCGTTACCCAGGTGGTATGACAGCAGTTCCTTTTCATAAATTAGTATCTGAAAATCCTGAGCGTATTCTTTTAGAAGCTGTGAAGGGTATGTTACCCAAGTCCAAACTTGGAGCACAGATGTTGAGCAACTGCCGTGTGTTTGCTGGCGCAGAACACAATTTAGCTGCTCAAAAACCATTAAAGTTGGAGTTAAAGTAA
- the thiL gene encoding thiamine-phosphate kinase: MDESEIIRGFFPRNSFPEDDCFFLAPDLLISTDSLAEGTHFLHEWSSPKDLAEKLIEVNLSDIAASGGRPELCFLNLGLSALSQKKPWVLEFQKAFRKRLEKHKITLAGGDTFFSRSTHLTLTILGKTAKPWSRSGGKDGDYLYLTGEIGNSELGLHCLKTKEKQNRFQKAIQKHLSPTSRASLVPTLQTFNIHACMDVTDGLIQDSLRLAKASHGVLEIFLEALPVSKLALETLGWDAVLGSGEELELLFLSNENLPEKIAGQNVTKIGRFVRDKNTLGKGKVQFQLGGEVYHPKQIGFSHFPS, encoded by the coding sequence TTGGACGAATCAGAGATCATCCGAGGCTTTTTCCCCCGAAACTCCTTCCCAGAGGATGATTGCTTCTTTTTAGCCCCAGACCTCCTCATTTCAACAGATTCCTTGGCTGAGGGCACCCATTTTTTGCATGAATGGTCGAGCCCGAAGGATTTGGCAGAAAAATTGATTGAAGTGAACCTCTCTGACATTGCCGCTTCCGGTGGGAGGCCAGAGCTTTGTTTTTTAAATCTAGGTCTATCCGCTCTTTCCCAAAAAAAACCTTGGGTGCTGGAGTTCCAAAAGGCATTTCGCAAACGCTTAGAGAAACACAAAATCACACTCGCCGGTGGAGATACTTTTTTTTCCAGGAGCACCCATTTGACCTTAACGATCCTGGGAAAAACGGCGAAACCATGGTCAAGAAGCGGAGGAAAGGATGGAGATTACCTCTACCTTACTGGAGAGATTGGGAACTCTGAACTCGGCTTACATTGCTTAAAAACAAAAGAAAAGCAAAATAGATTCCAAAAGGCAATCCAAAAGCACCTAAGTCCTACCTCACGGGCCTCCTTGGTTCCCACATTGCAAACATTCAATATCCATGCTTGTATGGATGTCACAGATGGCCTCATCCAAGATAGCTTACGATTGGCAAAAGCAAGCCACGGTGTTCTCGAGATTTTTTTAGAAGCTCTACCGGTCTCAAAGCTAGCTTTGGAAACACTCGGCTGGGATGCTGTGCTTGGATCCGGAGAAGAATTGGAACTATTGTTTTTATCGAATGAAAATCTTCCCGAAAAAATTGCAGGACAAAATGTAACAAAAATTGGACGATTCGTACGCGACAAAAATACATTGGGCAAGGGTAAGGTTCAGTTTCAATTAGGTGGTGAAGTGTACCATCCCAAACAAATCGGCTTTTCTCATTTTCCATCTTGA
- the pcnB gene encoding polynucleotide adenylyltransferase PcnB, which yields MFKFLTSLFRKKADSVDSFLMYPEGKRYYRESHSIRRANIDEDAIKIINRLNKFRYKAYLVGGGVRDLLMGKRPKDFDIVTSATPNQIKRVFNNCRIIGKRFKIVHIIFKGKIIEVSTFRSLPEHRLEKHKADNDYLIKRDNSFGTAKEDAARRDFTINSLFYDPKNDSILDYVGGFDDIQKKIVRVIGDPDISFKEDPVRMLRAVKFSVLLGLDIEKKTKLAIKKNRSEIEKSSTARLLEEYNKIFRTWKTSLIFQGLAENHLLEVLFKNVVDKIKKNNEEWRENFLDTPLGKRLAVTDKLLSAREEMTPAIFYALIFYDLVSDVLHSEQGHLAHNVKEALNPAFEKMGIPKREQENLIKVFISQPRFLVTDDEKERQNSFFKKKEYFYDAFMVYKIVSIAENNDAAVQSAFFWEISLRQRPKADAQNFGQQQTRKKEKKRPPRKKQRGGRQHSQQRDERQNGNRSSDAEGQDSAPEGRSDERPNESQSHPRERQERKRDSEPSNEE from the coding sequence ATGTTTAAATTTCTCACTTCTCTTTTCCGAAAGAAAGCCGACTCTGTCGATTCCTTTTTGATGTACCCCGAGGGAAAGAGATACTACAGAGAAAGTCACTCCATCCGCCGTGCAAACATTGATGAAGATGCAATCAAGATCATCAATCGTCTGAACAAATTCCGCTACAAGGCTTACCTTGTCGGTGGTGGCGTCAGAGACCTTCTCATGGGTAAACGACCCAAAGATTTTGACATCGTTACGAGTGCAACTCCCAATCAGATCAAACGAGTTTTCAACAATTGCCGTATTATTGGCAAAAGATTTAAAATTGTACATATCATTTTTAAAGGAAAGATCATTGAAGTCTCCACATTTCGCTCATTGCCTGAGCATCGATTGGAAAAGCACAAAGCTGATAACGACTACTTAATCAAACGGGACAACTCCTTCGGAACAGCAAAAGAAGACGCAGCTAGACGCGACTTTACCATCAACTCTTTGTTCTATGACCCAAAGAACGATTCCATTCTAGATTATGTGGGTGGCTTTGATGACATCCAAAAGAAAATCGTTCGTGTCATAGGTGACCCAGATATCTCTTTTAAAGAAGATCCTGTTCGGATGCTTCGTGCCGTGAAGTTTTCAGTCTTACTAGGTTTAGACATCGAAAAGAAAACAAAACTCGCGATCAAAAAGAACCGATCCGAAATCGAAAAGTCATCTACTGCTCGTTTGTTGGAAGAATACAACAAAATCTTCCGAACTTGGAAAACATCTTTGATCTTCCAAGGTCTTGCAGAAAACCATCTGCTCGAAGTTTTGTTTAAAAATGTTGTCGATAAGATCAAAAAGAACAACGAAGAATGGCGTGAAAATTTCTTAGACACTCCTCTTGGTAAGCGATTGGCAGTTACTGACAAACTCCTCTCGGCGAGAGAAGAGATGACTCCGGCCATCTTTTATGCGCTTATTTTTTATGATTTAGTCAGTGATGTTTTGCACTCAGAGCAAGGTCATTTAGCACACAATGTCAAAGAAGCATTGAACCCAGCATTTGAAAAAATGGGCATTCCTAAACGGGAGCAGGAGAATCTCATCAAGGTTTTCATTAGCCAACCCAGGTTTCTTGTGACAGACGATGAAAAGGAAAGACAAAACTCTTTCTTTAAAAAGAAAGAATATTTCTACGATGCCTTTATGGTGTATAAGATTGTCTCCATTGCTGAGAACAATGATGCGGCTGTGCAATCTGCCTTTTTCTGGGAGATTTCACTCCGCCAAAGGCCGAAAGCGGATGCCCAAAACTTTGGACAACAGCAAACTAGAAAGAAAGAGAAAAAGCGCCCACCTCGGAAAAAACAAAGAGGCGGAAGGCAGCATTCCCAGCAGAGAGATGAGAGACAAAATGGCAACCGTTCCAGTGATGCGGAAGGCCAAGACTCGGCTCCTGAAGGCCGATCAGACGAAAGGCCAAATGAATCGCAGAGCCATCCTCGTGAAAGGCAAGAGCGAAAGCGAGATTCTGAGCCTTCTAACGAAGAGTAG
- a CDS encoding M23 family metallopeptidase encodes MEETYATTTWERIWIAYLRQKKRFLQLWEASKRKVSFVLIPNNEKALLQVELSFGMLLFLSFLALGLVLLSLSFLIYFSFFFERNTSLEKRAENQLVSFLFYDLLSQDLQDSVEDLESATESLNQLAWDQIPEKEMITQDYLLKEEYSRDDQELESNLNLYQQVVHTYVEFGLRLGNLVPNFQNAFEYLSMRESIFYSMPRGRPLKPGVGVVTSTFGNRSDPFGILPIGEFHSGIDFAAGEGTPIYATGPGVIANVDSTAGGLGRSVRINHENGFYTLYGHCSQILVSPGDRVKRGDKIALVGQTGKATGAHVHYEVHVGLDSPLDPEEYINLD; translated from the coding sequence TTGGAAGAAACTTACGCAACGACAACCTGGGAGCGCATTTGGATTGCCTATTTGCGCCAAAAGAAGCGATTTTTGCAATTATGGGAGGCAAGCAAACGGAAAGTGAGCTTTGTCCTCATCCCAAACAACGAAAAGGCCCTCCTCCAGGTAGAGCTTTCCTTCGGAATGTTGTTATTTTTGTCTTTTCTGGCCTTGGGTTTGGTTCTGCTCTCCCTCTCGTTTCTTATCTACTTCTCCTTCTTTTTTGAACGCAATACCTCACTGGAAAAAAGAGCTGAAAACCAGCTAGTCTCCTTCCTATTTTATGACCTACTTTCCCAAGACCTGCAAGATTCGGTCGAGGACCTAGAATCGGCTACTGAGTCCCTAAACCAATTGGCTTGGGACCAAATCCCCGAAAAAGAGATGATCACTCAGGACTACCTTCTAAAGGAAGAATACAGCCGAGATGACCAAGAATTGGAATCAAACCTTAACCTCTACCAGCAAGTCGTACATACCTACGTCGAATTTGGATTGCGGCTCGGGAATTTGGTTCCCAACTTCCAGAATGCCTTTGAGTACCTTTCTATGAGAGAAAGCATTTTCTATTCCATGCCTAGGGGAAGGCCCTTGAAGCCGGGTGTTGGAGTCGTAACCTCTACCTTTGGAAACAGAAGTGATCCCTTTGGCATTTTACCCATTGGAGAGTTTCACTCAGGCATCGATTTTGCTGCCGGTGAAGGCACGCCAATCTATGCAACTGGACCTGGAGTGATAGCCAACGTAGACTCAACAGCAGGAGGACTCGGACGTTCTGTACGCATCAATCATGAAAACGGATTTTATACATTATACGGACATTGCTCACAGATCTTGGTATCACCTGGAGACCGAGTGAAACGCGGAGACAAAATTGCCCTAGTAGGACAAACTGGTAAGGCGACAGGTGCACACGTTCACTATGAAGTCCATGTTGGATTGGACTCACCTCTAGACCCAGAAGAGTACATCAACCTAGACTGA
- a CDS encoding SpoIIE family protein phosphatase produces the protein MDLATRFLGLFISFFFCSYLSAQSILDLSSLPNKSEDRRWWAKDSFSLQDTKLAFSPNSRYKEIDKFPIWLGEVFPSDRSYAEYTLATSFDLSQEMQERNQNLAISFAEIGEAFEIFVNGRLIAKEGLYDGSNVLFHRTVRGVVYPIPKEITKEKDNQLILHIVGDPRYDHTGLYLSRGYMIGEYENLLYQRQDRVSLALILVYLVVGMYHFFLFSKRPKERYNLYFGIFSFGAGVYFFTRSNEIFEFGIDSVISQKLELIVLYLFFSAFFQFISYFYFDKTSRFQKYLFYFHLFIAFVTLFLPLFLCEMILRVWQGVAFAFALPNIIFSLALGVRFRIHYSKNLLLGTILLIISAVYDILDSLVFNSGYAFSKYTFFIYIVGIATVLADKFSEVHRQTEYLNITLERKVKERTLELSKSLESVKELKNQQDGDYFLTSLLLKPLGSNSYKSQNVNVQFLLRQKKKFQFKQWHAEIGGDLCVTNTLVLKGKEYTVFVNADAMGKSIQGAGGVLVLGSVFAAIIERTKMSEEASDIYPERWLKNSFLELQKVFETFDGSMLVSLVLGLVEDNTGNVYYINAEHPSLVLYRDGIALFLDREIQLRKLGIKMPEGRLSVRIFQMQKQDILISGSDGRDDLLVHSPNQEKKVLNEDESKFLTFVEKGRGDLHQIADALVDFGDLTDDLSLMRIEYLKEASPKKSFEELWKQAITSFRKREFKKSYALCESLIENYPNQTESHFLASMNSRRLEQSKDAADMAERVRLRETDNVNVLLKLSFAHIKIGNWERAGNLLHELKGKYPNHKRVLQLTRYLKSIQNKKEKISLG, from the coding sequence GTGGATCTTGCAACTAGGTTTCTCGGTTTATTTATCTCCTTTTTCTTTTGTTCTTATCTATCCGCACAAAGTATTCTAGATCTAAGTTCCCTTCCTAACAAGTCCGAGGATAGACGTTGGTGGGCAAAAGATTCCTTTTCACTTCAGGATACAAAGCTTGCCTTTAGTCCAAATTCAAGGTATAAAGAGATCGACAAGTTTCCCATCTGGCTCGGTGAAGTATTTCCTTCCGATCGCAGCTATGCAGAATATACTTTGGCTACCTCCTTTGATCTCAGCCAAGAAATGCAGGAAAGAAATCAAAATCTTGCAATCTCTTTTGCTGAGATTGGAGAAGCGTTTGAAATCTTTGTGAATGGAAGATTGATCGCTAAGGAGGGACTCTATGATGGAAGCAATGTGCTTTTCCACCGAACTGTGCGAGGAGTTGTATATCCCATTCCAAAAGAGATCACCAAAGAAAAGGACAATCAACTCATCTTGCACATTGTGGGTGACCCAAGGTATGACCATACTGGTCTTTATCTATCTCGTGGTTATATGATTGGTGAGTATGAAAACTTACTGTACCAAAGACAAGATAGAGTATCTTTGGCTTTGATTTTAGTTTATTTGGTCGTCGGAATGTACCATTTCTTTCTTTTTTCAAAAAGACCGAAAGAGAGATACAATCTCTATTTCGGGATCTTTTCTTTTGGTGCGGGAGTTTATTTTTTTACCCGAAGCAATGAGATATTTGAGTTTGGGATTGATTCGGTCATAAGCCAAAAGCTTGAGCTCATTGTTCTTTATCTCTTTTTTTCAGCCTTTTTCCAATTCATCTCTTATTTTTATTTTGATAAGACAAGTAGATTCCAAAAGTATCTTTTCTATTTTCATCTCTTCATTGCCTTTGTTACTTTGTTTCTTCCCTTATTTCTCTGCGAGATGATCCTTCGCGTTTGGCAAGGCGTAGCATTTGCCTTCGCCTTACCAAATATCATCTTTAGCTTAGCGCTAGGCGTGCGCTTTCGAATCCACTATTCAAAAAATTTACTTTTAGGTACCATCCTACTCATTATCTCTGCAGTGTATGATATTCTAGATTCATTGGTTTTCAATTCTGGATATGCATTTTCAAAGTATACTTTCTTCATTTACATCGTTGGTATAGCCACTGTTTTGGCTGATAAATTCTCTGAGGTGCATAGGCAAACAGAATATCTAAACATTACCTTGGAAAGAAAGGTGAAAGAGCGAACCCTTGAGTTATCCAAAAGTTTAGAGAGTGTAAAGGAGTTAAAGAACCAACAAGATGGTGATTATTTTTTAACCTCTTTGTTGCTTAAACCATTGGGCTCCAATTCCTACAAAAGCCAAAATGTAAATGTTCAATTTCTTCTCAGGCAAAAGAAAAAGTTTCAATTCAAACAATGGCATGCTGAAATTGGAGGAGACTTGTGTGTGACAAATACTCTAGTTTTAAAGGGAAAAGAATACACTGTTTTTGTAAACGCAGATGCAATGGGCAAATCCATCCAAGGTGCGGGAGGTGTTTTGGTTTTAGGCTCTGTTTTTGCTGCGATTATTGAGCGTACAAAGATGAGTGAAGAGGCATCCGATATCTATCCAGAGCGTTGGCTCAAAAACTCCTTTCTTGAATTGCAAAAAGTCTTTGAAACCTTTGATGGGAGTATGCTCGTCTCGCTCGTTTTAGGGCTAGTTGAAGACAATACTGGAAATGTGTATTACATAAATGCGGAACATCCGAGTTTAGTCTTGTACCGAGATGGAATAGCCTTATTTTTAGATAGAGAGATCCAGCTTAGAAAGTTGGGGATCAAAATGCCAGAGGGAAGGCTAAGTGTACGTATCTTCCAGATGCAAAAACAGGATATCTTGATTTCGGGTTCGGATGGTCGAGATGATTTGCTTGTCCATTCACCTAACCAGGAGAAGAAGGTACTAAATGAAGATGAATCTAAATTTTTAACGTTTGTAGAGAAAGGTAGAGGAGACCTGCATCAAATAGCCGATGCCCTAGTGGATTTTGGTGATTTAACGGATGATCTCTCTCTCATGCGAATAGAGTATTTAAAAGAAGCATCGCCAAAAAAAAGCTTCGAGGAACTTTGGAAACAGGCAATCACAAGCTTCCGAAAAAGAGAATTCAAAAAAAGTTATGCGCTATGTGAATCTTTGATAGAAAACTATCCAAATCAAACAGAAAGTCATTTTTTAGCATCTATGAATAGTCGGCGATTGGAACAGTCCAAGGATGCGGCAGATATGGCTGAACGTGTCCGGTTAAGAGAAACGGACAATGTGAACGTACTTTTGAAATTGAGCTTTGCTCATATAAAGATAGGCAATTGGGAGCGAGCAGGGAATCTATTGCACGAACTCAAAGGAAAGTATCCAAATCACAAACGTGTCTTACAACTCACACGTTATCTCAAATCCATCCAAAACAAAAAAGAAAAAATCAGTCTAGGTTGA